The proteins below are encoded in one region of Drosophila virilis strain 15010-1051.87 chromosome 6, Dvir_AGI_RSII-ME, whole genome shotgun sequence:
- the LOC138911459 gene encoding daxx-like protein translates to MPSFGHQQQPLNLQPVLWGQQAQQRWSIEAIMPSSGHQQQPLNLQPVPWGQQNQQRWSIEATMPSSGHQQQPLNLQPVPWGQQNQQRWSIEATMPSSGHQQHPHNPQPRLWGQQAQQRWSIGASSASCDHQQQPQNPQSVLWGQLITQQQPMIATMPSFGHQRQPQNPQPVLMGQQAQQRWSIEAIMPSSGHQQYPLNLQPVLWGQQAQQRWSIEAIMPSSGHQQQPLNLQPVPWGQQSQQRWSIEATMPSSGHQQQPLSPQPRLWGRQAQQRWSIGATMPSSGHQQHPHNPQPRLWGQQAHQRWLIGASSASCDHQQQPQNPQSVLWGQLITQQQPMIATMPSFGHQQQPQNPQPVLMGQQAQQRWLTGASDASYGHQQRPPNLQPVLREQPKVQQQPTAAAKPTYGHMHEPQNAQSVPEHRQTQQQRSTASSLDSIGMKKQPLIVHPVLNGQQLFQQWDIVFKTAFLGQKQRLQIEQKTQPGMQLHNTHQSTVVTKASKCRQIQLQMAQAAKLERRQRCRSIYPAQQTPYLQAIQECKNMQIANNAMHPLTCTNGPANVSAASSAQPEAGETSSTRPRVAKHSATWHEQLHSAKQQPISSTMPSFGHQQQPLNLQPVLWGQQAQQRWSIEAIMPFSGHQQQPLNLQPVPWGQQNQQRWSIEATMPSSGHQQHPHSPQPRLWGQQAQQRWSIGASSASCDHQQQPQNPQSVLWGQLITQQQPMIATMPSFGHQQQPQNPQPPVLREQPKVQQQPTAAAKPTYGHMHEPQNAQSVPEHRQTQQQRSTAASLDSTGMKKQPPIVHPVLKGQQLLQQWDIVVKTASLGQTQRLQIEQKAQPGMQLHNTPQSTVVTKASKCRQIQLQMAQAAKLERRQRCRSIYPAQQTPYLQAIQECKNMQIAHNAVHPLTCTNGPANVSAASSAQPEAGETSSTRRRVAKHSATCTCKNNAAQAAYHSAFGHYQAR, encoded by the exons ATGCCCTCctttgggcaccagcagcagccgctaaaTCTGCAGCCCGTCCTATGggggcagcaagcacagcagcgatggtcaattgAAGCCATCATGCCCTCCTCTGGgcaccaacagcagccgctAAATCTGCAGCCCGTCCCATGGGGGCAGCAGAACCAGCAGCGCTGGTCAATTGAAGCCACCATGCCCTCCtctgggcaccagcagcagccgctaaaTCTGCAGCCCGTCCCATGGGGGCAGCAGAACCAGCAGCGCTGGTCAATTGAAGCCACCATGCCCTCCtctgggcaccagcagcatcCGCATAATCCGCAGCCTCGTCTATGggggcagcaagcacagcagcgatggtcaataggagcctccagtgccTCCTGtgatcaccagcagcagccgcaaaatcctcaGTCCGTGCTATGGGGACAGCTGATcacgcagcaacagccgatGATAGCCACCATGCCCTCCTTTGGGCACCAGcggcagccgcaaaatccgcagCCTGTCCTTATggggcagcaagcacagcagcgatggtcaattgAGGCCATCATGCCCTCCTCTGGGCACCAACAGTACCCGCTAAATCTGCAGCCCGTCCTATGggggcagcaagcacagcagcgatggtcaattgAAGCCATCATGCCCTCCTCTGGgcaccaacagcagccgctAAATCTGCAGCCCGTCCCATGGGGGCAGCAGAGCCAGCAGCGCTGGTCAATTGAAGCCACCATGCCCTCCtctgggcaccagcagcagccgctaaGTCCGCAGCCTCGTCTATGGGGGCGgcaagcacagcagcgatggtcaattgGAGCCACCATGCCCTCCtctgggcaccagcagcatcCGCATAATCCGCAGCCTCGTCTATGGGGGCAGCAAGCACACCAGCGATGGTTAAtaggagcctccagtgccTCCTGtgatcaccagcagcagccgcaaaatcctcaGTCCGTGCTATGGGGACAGCTGATcacgcagcaacagccgatGATAGCCACCATGCCCTCctttgggcaccagcagcagccgcaaaatccgcagCCTGTCCTTATggggcagcaagcacagcagcgatGGCTAACAGGAGCCTCCGATGCctcctatggtcaccagcaacGCCCGCCAAATCTGCAGCCTGTCCTGCGAGAGCAGCCGaaagtgcaacagcagccgacggCAGCCGCCAAGCCCACCTACGGGCACATGCACGAGCCGCAAAATGCACAATCTGTACCTGAGCACAGGcagacacagcagcagcggtcgACGGCGTCCTCACTGGACTCCATTGGCATGAAAAAGCAGCCCCTTATTGTGCATCCAGTCCTTAATGGGCAGCAGCTTTTTCAGCAATGGGACATTGTGTTCAAAACTGCCTTCCTTGGCCAGAAGCAGCGACTCCAAATTGAGCAGAAAACCCAGCCGGGCATGCAGCTGCACAACACGCACCAATCGACGGTGGTCACTAAGGCAAGCAAATGCCGCCAAATCCAGCTACAAATGGCACAAGCTGCCAAATTGGAGCGGCGACAAAGATGCAGATCCATCTATCCAGCCCAGCAGACGCCGTACCTGCAAGCAATACAGGAAtgtaaaaatatgcaaattgcaaataatgCCATGCATCCACTTACCTGCACAAATGGACCAGCGAATGTGTCAGCGGCCTCCTCAGCACAACCGGAAGCCggcgaaacgtcatccacTCGACCCCGAGTGGCCAAACATAGCGCCACCT GGCACGAGCAACTCCATTCGGCGAAGCAGCAGCCGATATCATCCACCATGCCCTCCTTTGGgcaccaacagcagccgctAAATCTGCAGCCCGTCCTATGggggcagcaagcacagcagcgatggtcaattgAAGCCATCATGCCCTTCTCTGGgcaccaacagcagccgctAAATCTGCAGCCCGTCCCATGGGGGCAGCAGAACCAGCAGCGCTGGTCAATTGAAGCCACCATGCCCTCCtctgggcaccagcagcatcCGCATAGTCCGCAGCCTCGTCTATGggggcagcaagcacagcagcgatggtcaataggagcctccagtgccTCCTGtgatcaccagcagcagccgcaaaatcctcaGTCCGTGCTATGGGGACAGCTGATcacgcagcaacagccgatGATAGCCACCATGCCCTCctttgggcaccagcagcagccgcaaaatccgcagCCT CCTGTCCTGCGAGAGCAGCCGaaagtgcaacagcagccgacggCAGCCGCCAAGCCCACCTACGGGCACATGCATGAGCCGCAAAATGCACAATCTGTACCTGAGCACAGGcagacacagcagcagcggtcgACGGCGGCCTCACTGGACTCCACTGGTATGAAAAAGCAGCCCCCTATTGTGCATCCAGTCCTTAAGGGGCAGCAGCTTCTTCAGCAATGGGACATTGTGGTCAAAACGGCCTCCCTTGGCCAGACGCAGCGACTCCAAATTGAGCAGAAAGCCCAGCCGGGCATGCAGCTGCACAACACGCCCCAATCGACGGTGGTCACTAAGGCAAGCAAATGCCGCCAAATCCAGCTGCAAATGGCACAAGCTGCCAAATTGGAGCGGCGACAAAGATGCAGATCCATCTATCCAGCCCAGCAGACGCCGTACCTGCAAGCAATACAGGAAtgtaaaaatatgcaaattgcacaTAATGCCGTGCACCCACTTACCTGCACAAATGGACCAGCGAATGTGTCAGCGGCCTCCTCAGCACAACCGGAAGCCggcgaaacgtcatccacTAGACGCCGAGTGGCCAAACATAGCGCCACCTGTACGTGCAAAAATAATGCAGCGCAGGCTGCATATCACTCAGCCTTCGGGCATTATCAGGCGCGTTAA